From Oncorhynchus mykiss isolate Arlee chromosome 25, USDA_OmykA_1.1, whole genome shotgun sequence, a single genomic window includes:
- the znf106a gene encoding zinc finger protein 106 isoform X1: protein MGRERKCILCQIVYSSKQEMDEHMKSMLHHRELENLKGRDCGHECPVCRVTVVSLTDYANHISSRVHKQRVETAEREGAGNDQEEEYFDKDLIKLIETRKEVIRREEEAAAKRAREEEAQRREEEESRKRQQQIQKWSDARQYFCQKGALWDWRYPNKTPPTPPPPPPRKCKGPAWQEQGGWDCSSTPAGCRGPWETQEDIRFNWYDRKQGRSATWHAQEPPNVYKWSAGQRGSGSLHSREGTNRRWQQEEYLHPPAQQQSGGREPWQQNSGGGGATGLYGSSRGGHGLPGVLADRVMTEGPSSTESLHRMDFASDQLDPVGSFDQLHRYAHFEPQDDGRKSGHQNMAQEGPAGGAEHDRKSGLGPKAFGSNPKLDKACRWSPYPSHKETHPHPQPSEKHPKGPPPPPTFQTPLGQGRDVDLRPRRDITLDLHRSSGLKPTQSRQDLRAGQQRAAQQQRSPDHSVEGREPRKLRDISTRISSSDNSNSLRTDRQTSSSSSGSTSTRRRAAKPSECLEKGLSSSSTTSLKTHLGRASSPTLNLTSSPKTHLSRASSPSPTLTSSPKTHLSRASSPTLNLTSSPKTHLSRASSPTLNLTSNPKTHLSRASSPSPSTTPRTQLSRASSQDSDQPRLSRHRSQDLGRGQGSKSPQQDQEQLLTEMLRRAKETLLDKRSSVELSAVNNRTEGQKAVSNDHRMEKKDRKMVLHIEEQQQVESSAGVTVADDNRQKRGKSSRQTRQDRASSRANPAEDRANPAEDRASSRANPAEDRASSRANPAEDRASSRANPAEDRASSRANPAEDRASSRANPAEDRASSRANPAEDRASSRANPAEDRAAATEPLETMMEFVTSPSDNHMSVQSVQVSTSTMESPEGAVLSLSPREEAVGEREEARGLVAGEEAMEVADAGLWSDSDPLRTIDPNLDLHTTSDPSSGSTQTKPTLPLGLKRDLTRHIGSKTKSGSHEPNLNIARRIRNVSGTRRGEAEKDLGLKPTLRQLISSSGSRRCVNWDQVYQEVHRKKQQQGKGMPRFGIEMVSCDQEGEDVPLAEGFQWETLFGLGDSGPAFAPVTPRKRSLSESSVAPDRSTANLSSLFGGQTPGQAMPGERAPGDGAGREVRCSSDQQSSSLFRDLQQPKVEATPCEDRAQREVQGPLPEGPPGVEPRPDSVIGDSSSGTEQTDTQGARMKRRAAGDIACPEIPHSERKNKRMKVKSKKERLQVDHLLAVSLREEDLSRSLQGVDNSLIQARAALQAAYMEVQRLLVVKQQVSMEMSTLRRKRIELLQGIQGGVESLSLPRVKSCEEEMPLEMPPSLLSPLTEPPVASPNQVPLYLPPCSTPPSLSPSHQTHPQPITQSVVIKQEPLSPGGVTTKTEDAESAVTVHHGSHSTTSEPTPIPTAPHADCAASFQPVRGRKSERHRVSRELSQEGSSLPVGACAEWKDPSAGSPGLVQSGERGVQVSTEDRGNFKPHPAPLSGSSSRKSSRSGVQDLETSPVLPLSLAPSNVPPQAEVKTIKRVRKLKKKRVLRKAKGEEQQLDNSDTELEAETTISRPVRLLGTRRKPNGGSRPQVITSSSTSSPPGTSEDRGERPGPPGSPATRPEERQEDSDSSLEMVVLPQAAPGEVVTIDTSGPEDGDVDICPRPQPAVSPPAPDTLKTEPQKLACNEVTSTSEMDGSSVGKSEVQLPPTSVKLSKTSSDLSLDGSSEPGGEDLPSEGMFEGHQETVNAMQVHMGLLYTCSGDRTVRAFSLVSRECVAVFEGHSTKVNCLLVSSGPGLQQRLYSGSSDQTIRCYNLRSRECVDQFSLPDRVLCLHNRWKVLYAGLANGSVVTFSIKTNKQLDVFECHGPRAVSCLATAQEGARRILLVGSYDSTISIRDAKSGLLLRTLEGHTKTVLCMKVVNDLVFSGSSDQSVHAHNIHTGELVRIYKGHSHAVTVVAILGKVMVTACLDKLVRVYELQSHDRLQVYGGHTDMVMCMAIHKNMIYTGCYDGSVQAVKLNLIQNYHCRWHGCSLIFGVLDHLQQHLLQDHASPNTQNLKCRWKNCDQYFTARNGSKQGAPRHMLQHVEEEWSGPAHP, encoded by the exons gagggaggaggaggctgcAGCAAAGCGTGCCAGAGAGGAGGAGgcgcagaggagagaggaagaggagagtaggaAGCGGCAGCAACAGATCCAGAAGTGGAGTGACGCACGGCAGTACTTCTGCCAGAAGGGGGCGTTGTGGGACTGGAGATACCCCAACAAaacccctccaacaccaccaccaccaccacctcgaAAATGCAAGGGTCCCGCCTGGCAGGAGCAGGGGGGCTGGGACTGCAGCTCTACCCCCGCCGGGTGTCGAGGTCCCTGGGAGACCCAGGAGGACATCAGGTTCAACTGGTACGACAGGAAACAGGGCCGCAGTGCCACCTGGCACGCCCAGGAACCACCCAACGTCTACAAGTGGAGCGCCGGACAGAGAGGCAGTGGCAGCCTGCACAGCAGGGAGGGAACCAATAGGAGATGGCAGCAGGAGGAGTATCTCCATCCCCCAGCACAGCAGCAGAGCGGAGGGAGGGAACCCTGGCAGCAGAACAGCGGAGGAGGAGGTGCTACCGGTCTATACGGCAGCAGCAGAGGGGGTCACGGACTTCCTGGTGTGCTCGCTGACCGTGTCATGACGGAAGGGCCGAGCAGCACGGAGTCTCTTCACAGGATGGACTTCGCCAGCGACCAGCTGGATCCGGTCGGGTCCTTCGACCAGCTACACAGATACGCTCACTTCGAACCGCAGGATGACGGCCGGAAGAGTGGACACCAGAACATGGCCCAGGAAGGGCCAGCCGGTGGAGCAGAACACGATCGTAAAAGTGGCTTGGGGCCCAAGGCGTTCGGTAGTAATCCTAAACTAGACAAGGCCTGTCGCTGGTCCCCTTATCCGTCCCATAAGGAGACTCACCCTCATCCTCAACCCTCAGAGAAGCACCCAAagggtcctcctcctcccccaaccTTCCAGACCCCCTTGGGCCAGGGCAGAGATGTGGATCTGAGGCCCAGACGTGACATAACGCTGGACCTCCACCGCTCCTCGGGTCTGAAGCCGACTCAATCCAGACAGGACCTGCGAGCAGGCCAGCAGAGAGCAGCCCAGCAGCAGAGGTCTCCTGATCATAGTGTAGAAGGGAGGGAACCCAGGAAGCTTAGAGACATCTCTACAAGGATCAGTAGCAGTGATAACAGCAATAGTttgaggacagacagacaaacctcctcctcttcctctgggtCCACCTCCACCAGACGGAGGGCAGCTAAACCATCAGAGTGCCTTGAGAAAGGCCTGTCCTCCTCTTCGACTACCAGCCTCAAGACCCACCTGGGTAGGGCCTCCAGCCCCACCCTCAACCTAACTTCCAGCCCCAAGACCCACCTCAGTAGGgcctccagccccagccccaccCTAACTTCCAGCCCCAAGACCCACCTCAGTAGGGCCTCCAGCCCCACCCTCAACCTAACTTCCAGCCCCAAGACCCACCTCAGTAGGGCCTCCAGCCCCACCCTCAATCTAACCTCCAACCCCAAGACCCACCTCAGTAGGGCCTCCAGCCCTAGCCCCTCTACCACCCCCAGGACCCAGCTGAGCCGAGCCTCCAGCCAGGACTCGGACCAGCCTAGGTTGTCCAGACACAGAAGCCAGGATTTGGGGAGGGGGCAGGGATCAAAATCACCCCAGCAGGACCAGGAGCAGCTGCTGACCGAGATGCTGAGGAGAGCCAAGGAGACACTGCTAGACAAGAGGAGCTCCGTGGAGCTGTCTGCTGTTAACAACAGGACCGAGGGACAGAAGGCAGTGTCCAACGACCATAGGATGGAGAAAAAGGACAGGAAGATGGTGCTACACATCGAGGAACAACAACAGGTGGAGAGCTCTGCTGGCGTTACGGTCGCTGACGACaacagacagaagagagggaaGTCGTCTAGACAGACCAGACAGGACAGAGCTAGCAGCAGAGCTAACCCAGCTGAGGACAGAGCTAACCCAGCTGAGGATAGAGCTAGCAGCAGAGCTAACCCAGCTGAGGACAGAGCTAGCAGCAGAGCTAACCCAGCTGAGGACAGAGCTAGCAGCAGAGCTAACCCAGCTGAGGACAGAGCTAGCAGCAGAGCTAACCCAGCTGAGGACAGAGCTAGCAGCAGAGCTAACCCAGCTGAGGACAGAGCTAGCAGCAGAGCTAACCCAGCTGAGGACAGAGCTAGCAGCAGAGCTAACCCAGCTGAGGACAGAGCTGCTGCTACTGAGCCTTTAGAGACCATGATGGAGTTTGTGACGTCTCCCTCAGACAACCACATGTCTGTTCAGTCTGTCCAGGTCAGCACTTCCACCATGGAGTCCCCAGAGGgggctgtgctctctctctctcccagggagGAGgcggtgggggagagggaggaggcgaGGGGCCTGGTGGCTGGAGAGGAGGCCATGGAAGTAGCAGACGCAGGTCTATGGTCAGACAGTGACCCCTTGAGAACCATCGACCCTAACCTTGACCTCCACACGACCTCTGACCCCTCCTCAGGCTCCACCCAGACCAAACCCACCCTGCCCCTCGGCCTAAAGAGGGACCTCACCCGACACATCGGCTCCAAGACCAAGAGCGGCAGCCACGAGCCCAATCTGAACATAGCCCGGCGAATCAGGAACGTGAGCGGGACGAGGAGAGGGGAGGCGGAGAAGGATTTGGGGCTGAAGCCAACGCTAAGACAGCTCATCAGTTCGTCGGGGTCACGACGCTGTGTCAACTGGGACCAGGTGTACCAGGAAGTCCACAGGAAGAAGCAGCAGCAGGGGAAAGGCATGCCCAG GTTTGGCATCGAGATGGTGTCCTGTGACCAGGAGGGGGAAGACGTTCCTCTGGCCGAGGGGTTTCAGTGGGAGACCCTCTTCGGCCTCGGAGACTCTGGACCCGCCTTCGCCCCAGTGACTCCTCGCAAACGCAGCCTCTCGGAGAGTAGCGTGGCTCCAGACCGCTCGACCgccaacctctcctctctcttcggAGGTCAGACCCCTGGTCAGGCGATGCCAGGAGAGAGGGCACCCGGAGATGGGGCTGGAAGGGAAGTAAGATGCAGCTCAGACCAGCAAAGCTCCTCGTTATTCAGAGACCTCCAGCAGCCTAAAGTGGAGGCTACACCGTGTGAAGACAGAGCACAGAGAGAAGTACAGGGGCCACTACCAGAGGGGCCCCCAGGGGTCGAGCCGAGACCTGACTCCGTGATAGGGGACAGCAGCTCGGGGACGGAGCAGACCGACACGCAGGGAGCCAGGATGAAACGACGTGCTGCTGGGGACATTGCATGTCCTGAAATCCCTCATTCAGAGAGGAAGAATAAAAGAATGAAGGTCAAGTCCAAAAAAG AGCGTCTACAGGTGGACCATCTCCTTGCTGTGTCTCTGAGAGAGGAGGATCTGAGCCGGTCTCTACAAGGGGTCGACAACAGCCTGATCCAGGCCAGGGCTGCTCTACAGGCTGCCTACATGGAGGTCCAGCGCCTTCTAGTGGTCAAACAGCAG GTTTCCATGGAGATGAGTACTCTCAGAAGGAAGCGTATTGAGTTGCTCCAAGGGATACAAG GTGGTGTTGAGAGCCTTTCCCTGCCCAGAGTGAAGAGCTGTGAAGAGGAGATGCCTTTAGAGATGCCCCCCTCCCTGCTGTCGCCTCTAACAGAACCCCCTGTCGCCAGTCCCAACCAGGTTCCCCTCTACCTGCCCCCCTGCTCCACgcccccctccctgtcccctaGCCACCAGACCCACCCCCAGCCTATCACGCAGTCCGTAGTTATCAAGCAGGAGCCCCTGTCCCCGGGTGGGGTGACCACTAAGACGGAGGATGCGGAGAGCGCAGTGACCGTTCACCACGGCTCTCACAGCACCACGTCAGAGCCCACGCCCATCCCTACAGCCCCTCACGCAG ATTGTGCCGCCAGCTTCCAACCGGTCCGAGGGAGGAAGTCTGAGCGTCACAGAGTCAGCAGAGAGCTCTCTCAAGAGGGCAGCAGTCTACCCGTAGGAGCATGTGCAGAATGGAAGGACCCCTCGGCAGGTTCACCAGGCCTGGTCCAGTCGGGAGAGAGGGGTGTTCAGGTTTCCACGGAAGACAGGGGTAACTTCAAGCCCCACCCAGCCCCACTGTCGGGCTCATCCAGCCGCAAGAGCTCCAGATCCGGGGTCCAGGACCTAGAAACCTCCCCcgtccttcctctgtccctcgcTCCGTCCAACGTGCCGCCTCAGGCGGAGGTGAAGACCATAAAGCGCGTGAGGAAGTTGAAGAAGAAGAGGGTGCTGAGGAAGGCCAAGGGGGAGGAGCAACAGCTTGACAACAGCGACACAGAACTGGAAGCGGAGACTACCATCTCCCGACCCGTCAGACTCCTCGGAACCCGCAGGAAACCCAACGGCGGAAGCCGGCCCCAGGTCATCACATCCTCCTCCACGTCCAGCCCGCCTGGAACAtcagaggacaggggagagcGTCCAGGACCACCGGGGTCTCCAGCCACGAGACCCGAGGAGAGGCAGGAGGACTCCGACTCCTCTCTGGAGATGGTCGTGCTCCCCCAGGCAGCTCCAGGTGAGGTGGTCACCATTGACACCTCGGGTCCAGAGGATGGAGACGTGGACATCTGCCCCCGGCCACAGCCCGCTGTCTCACCCCCAGCCCCAGACACACTGAAGACGGAGCCCCAGAAGCTGGCCTGCAATGAGGTGACCTCCACAAGCGAGATGGATGGTAGCTCTGTAGGCAAGAG TGAAGTCCAGCTTCCCCCGACATCTGTCAAGCTGTCCAAGACTTCCTCAG ATCTGTCTCTGGACGGGTCGTCGGAGCCCGGGGGGGAGGATCTGCCATCTGAGGGGATGTTTGAGGGTCACCAGGAGACTGTTAATGCCATGCAGGTCCACATGGGTCTACTCTATACCTGTTCTGGAGACCGCACTGTTAGAGCCTTCAGCCTGGTG AGCCGTGAGTGTGTGGCTGTGTTTGAGGGCCACAGCACCAAGGTCAACTGTTTGCTGGTTTCTTCTGGACCAGGTCTTCAACAACGACTTTACTCTGGCTCCAGTGACCAGACTATCCGCTGCTACAACCTCAGG TCCAGGGAGTGTGTGGATCAGTTCTCTCTCCCAGACCGGGTTCTTTGCCTCCACAACCGTTGGAAAGTTCTGTACGCTGGCCTAGCTAACGGCTCCGTGGTCACCTTCAGCATCAAG ACCAACAAGCAGCTGGATGTGTTCGAGTGTCACGGGCCGCGGGCGGTGAGTTGCCTAGCGACGGCCCAGGAAGGAGCTCGCCGCATCCTATTGGTCGGGTCCTACGACAGCACCATTAGCATCCGGGATGCCAAGAGTGGCCTGTTGCTCCGGACTCTCGAGGGACACACCAAGACAGTACTATGTATGAAGGTGGTCAATGACCTGGTCTTCAGTGGCTCCAGTGACCAGTCGGTCCATGCACACAATATACAC actggaGAGTTGGTGCGTATCTATAAAGGACATAGTCATGCTGTCACAGTGGTGGCCATCCTGGGGAAGGTGATGGTCACTGCCTGTCTTGACAAACTGGTCCGCGTCTACGAGCTACAG TCACATGATCGTCTGCAGGTGTACGGTGGACACACAGACATGGTGATGTGTATGGCAATCCACAAGAATATG